In Antechinus flavipes isolate AdamAnt ecotype Samford, QLD, Australia chromosome 3, AdamAnt_v2, whole genome shotgun sequence, a genomic segment contains:
- the TIMMDC1 gene encoding complex I assembly factor TIMMDC1, mitochondrial has protein sequence MRWIWNFGHLDAPCLSPPFRTRRRFSGPRTGEDTKYQDTGMERPTKTCLRRAWEILIPFPKVLAEESTTDSSPSYEKTLPSHIKGPVYPESGWDRLKELFVRDERLPIPQEIEYIYKAAASGAVVGWIYGGIPAFRHAKQRYISQSHAEIYYNQFDAMQSAHRAAIRGFIRYGWRWSWRTAVFVTIFNTVSVGLNVYRNKNAMSHFVVAGAATGSLFRMHLGLTSLVAGGLFGAILGAPFGLMFMIIQKFQGETVWDRKQRERKENYEFKLSEWKARLQVTDAVTEEFQNNLGENQSEIDVERIEELLNLPRNPSLTTDSKDKD, from the exons atGAGGTGGATTTGGAACTTTGGCCATCTTGACGCTCCTTGTCTCTCGCCGCCCTTCAGAACTCGCCGACGCTTCTC GGGGCCCCGAACTGGGGAGGACACGAAG TACCAAGACACTGGGATGGAGAGACCTACGAAAACCTGTTTGAGAAGAGCATGGGAGATCCTAATCCCTTTTCCAAAAGTCCTTGCTGAAGAAAGTACAACTGACTCGAGCCCTTCCTATGAGAAGACTTTACCCTCTCACATTAAAGGCCCAGTTTACCCAGAATCAGGATGGGACCGCCTTAAGGAGCTCTTTGTCAGaga TGAACGCCTGCCAATTCCACAGGAAATTGAATATATTTACAAAGCAGCAGCTTCAGGAGCAGTTGTTGGTTGGATATATGGTGGCATACCTGCTTTTCGTCATGCCAAACAACGTTATATTTCTCAGAGCCATGCAGAGATTTATTATAACCAGTTTGATGCtatg CAATCTGCCCATAGAGCTGCCATCCGAGGATTTATCCGGTATGGCTGGAGATGGAGTTGGAGAACAGCTGTCTTTGTGACTATATTTAA CACAGTGAGTGTTGGTCTGAATGTATACCGAAATAAAAATGCCATGAGCCATTTTGTTGTTGCCGGAG ctGCTACAGGAAGTCTTTTCAGAATGCATTTGGGTTTGACTAGTCTGGTGGCTGGTGGTTTATTTGGAGCCATTCTGGg TGCTCCTTTTGGACTCATGTTCATGATCATACAGAAGTTTCAAGGGGAGACTGTTTGGGACAGAAAACAGAGGGAGCGAAAAGAGAACTACGAGTTCAAGCTGAGTGAATG GAAGGCCAGGCTACAGGTTACTGATGCTGTCACTGAAGAGTTTCAGAATAACTTAGGGGAAAATCAATCAGAAATAGATGTGGAAAGAATTGAAGAGCTGTTAAATCTTCCTAGAAACCCTTCTTTAACAACAGATAGTAAAGATAAGGACTAG